CAGCATTTCGAAGAAGGTGTGGTGGCGGGCGGTGTAGCCCACGTTTTCCAGGTCGTTGTGCTTGCCGCCGGCGCGTACGCATTTCTGGCTGGTGGTGGCGCGGGTATAGGGGCGCTTGTCAAAGCCGAGGAACACGTCCTTGAACTGGTTCATGCCGGCGTTGGTGAACAGCAGGGTGGGATCTTCCCACGGTACCAGCGAGCTGGAGGCTACGACCTGGTGGCCTTTGGAGGCGAAGAAATCCAGGAATTTCTGGCGAATTTCGGAGGTTTTCATGTCGGTTTCGTCAAGATTGAATACATTGGTAGCGGCGTGGGACAGCGCCTTGTGGCCGTTACGGTCATGCCCGATTGTGTCAAGCCGCAGCAAGGCTGGCAAGGGTCATGGCGCGGCAACTGCCTGTGGCGGAACTAGTCGTCCGGGTCGCCAGGAAAATCGTCGTCGTCGCCACGGCCTGACATCACCTGACGGATGATGTCCATGCCAAATCCGCGTGCTGCCAGAAACCGCATCTGTTTTGCCCTTTCCTGCGGCGTGGTGGCTACGCTGCCAAACTTCTTTTCCCATTGCTGCCGGGCCAGATTCAGGTCGTCACGGTCTTCCAGCACACTGGCGATATCGTCACTGCTGACTCCGCGGTGACGCATTTCCTGCTGCAGGCGGCGGGTGCCGTATTTCTGGCCGCGGCTATCGGTAAACTGGCGGGCAAAGCGGCTGTCGGACTGCCAGTTGCGCTCGGCCAGTTCGTCCAGCAGGGTGGCGAGCTGTTCCGGACTTTCGGCAAACGGCGCGAGCCGCCGCTCCAGTTCCCGCCGTGTATATTCGCGGCGGGACAGGAGATCGACGGCTCGCGCCTTCAGGCTTTTTTCCATCGGCAAGCCGGTTGCTTATACGTCCAGTACGTCGTCAGCCATGTCTTCGGCGTCGTTTTCGGTAATTTCCACCTTGATGCCGACAGCTTCGCGGATCTTGGCTTCGATTTCCTTGGCGATGGCCGGATTGGACTTCAGCCATTCACGGGTGTTGTCCTTGCCCTGGCCGATTTTCTGGCCGTTGTAGGCATACCAGGCACCGGATTTTTCGACGAAGCCGTGCTTGACGCCCAGTTCGATGATTTCGCCTTCGCGGCTGATACCTTCACCGTACAGGATGTCGAAGTCGGCCTGGCGGAACGGGGGCGATACCTTGTTCTTCACCACCTTGACGCGGGTTTCGTTACCGATTACCTCGTCAGCCTTCTTGATGCCGCCCACGCGGCGGATGTCCAGACGCACCGAGGCGTAGAACTTCAGCGCGTTACCACCGGTGGTGGTTTCCGGGTTGCCAAACATCACGCCGATCTTCATGCGGATCTGGTTGATGAAGATCACCAGGGTGTTGGTACGCTTGATGTTGGCGGTCAGCTTGCGCAGCGCCTGGCTCATCAGGCGGGCTTGCAGGCCGACGTGGCTGTCGCCCATTTCGCCTTCGATTTCAGCCTTGGGTACCAGGGCGGCAACCGAGTCGATCACGATGACGTCAACACCGCTGGAGCGTACCAGCATGTCGCAGATTTCCAGTGCCTGCTCGCCGGTGTCCGGCTGGGAAATCAGCAGGTCTTCCACGTTTACACCCAGTTTTTGGGCGTAGATCGGGTCCAGCGCGTTTTCCGCGTCGATGTAGGCGCAGGTGCCGCCCAGCTTCTGGGCTTCGGCCACGGCCTGCAGACACAGGGTGGTTTTACCGGAGGATTCCGGGCCGTAGATTTCCACGACACGGCCGCGCGGCAGACCGCCTACACCCAGCGCCAGGTCCAGGCCCAGCGAGCCGGTGGATACCACTTGCAGGTTTTCGTTGATCTGGTTGTCGCTCATGCGCATGATCGAACCCTTGCCGAACTGCTTTTCGATCTGGGCAAGGGCTGCCGCCAATGCGCGGCTCTTGTCTTCTGACGCCATGCTGTCTCCAATTGCGTGTAGTGGAACCGATAGATGGGGGATTATCGCACAAAGGCAAGAGCCGACAAATGCGAAAGGCGGCTTGAAATGACACCAACACGCGCAACATGGTATTCATGGAGAGGCTGGCCGGAATCGTCTGGTCGGGTAAAATGAGAGCATGATGAACGAGCGCGCACAACGACTGCTGAAAACGCTGATCGAACGCTATATTGCCGATGGTCAGCCGGTGGGATCAAAAACCCTGTCCATGCTGTCGGGCATGGAACTGTCATCTGCTTCCATCCGCAACATCCTGGCCGACCTGGAAGGCATGGGGCTGATTGCCTCGCCGCATACCTCGGCCGGGCGCATTCCCACCGCCAAGGGTTACCGGCTGTTTGTCGATCACCTGCTCACCATCCAGCCGCTGGAAGAGCTGGCGATGCGCGAGCTGGAAAGCAGCCTGCAGCCGGACAGCCCGCAGCGCATTGCACAGGCGGCATCCACGCTACTGTCTGATCTCACCCATTTCGCCGGCGTAGTGGTGACACCGCAGCGCTCCGACGTGGCTTTTCGCCAGATCGAATTTTTGCGGCTGTCCGAGCGCCGCATCCTGATGATTCTGGTGACGCTGGATGGTGATGTGCAGAACCACTTGCTGAGCACCGAGCGCGACTACAGCCCGGCCGAACTGGTGGAAGCCGGCAACTTCATCAGCCAGCACTATGCCGGCCAGGGCCTGAGTGCCATTGCCAGCCGCGTGGCGGTGGAATTGCGCGAACTGCAAGGCAATATCACCGAGCTGATGTCGGCGGCGGTGCGCTTTGGCCAGAGTTCGCTGGGCAGCCCCAGTGATGCGGTGGTGATCGCCGGCGGGATGAACCTGCTGAATGTGCGCGATTTGTCGGAAGACCTGTCGCGCCTGCGCGAGCTGTTTGCCACTTTCGAGCGCAAAACCGAGCTGTTGAAACTGCTGAACCAGGGCCAGGATGCCCAGGGCGTCAATATTTTCATCGGCGAGGAATCCGGCGTGATGACGCTGGACGAATGCTCGGTGGTGACCGCGCCCTATAGCATCAATGGCATGGTGGTGGGCACGCTGGGGGTGGTCGGCCCCACCCGCATGGCCTACGAGCGGGTGATTCCCATTGTCGACATTACTGCGCGGCTGGTTTCCAGCGCGCTCTCTTATTAAGCCGCACTGGCGGCAATACACGGAATTTCCGATGAAACGATTCTTGATGGCCGCCGCGCTGGCTGGCGGCGTGATGTCTTCCCTGGCCCAAGCCGATGCCGCCTTGCTGGGCCGGGCGGACGTGCAGCGCTATATCGACGAGCAGGTTGCCAGCGGCAGCTTCAACCGCCCGGAGCTGGAAGCGGTGTTTGCCAATGTGGAACTCAAGCCCAACATCATTGCCATTCTGGACAAGCCGGCCACCTCGCGGCCCTGGTATCAGTTTCGCGGCAGCTTTTACAACGAGCGCCTGCTGAAAAACGGCGTGGCCTTCTGGCAGCAGCATGCCGCCACCTTGCAGCGCGCCGAGCAGGTGTATGGCGTGCCGCCGGAAATGGTGGTGGCCATTCTGGGCATTGAAACCAATTACGGCCGCAACACCGGCAGCTTCCGCCTGGCCGACGCGCTGACCACCATCGCCTTCAACTACCCGCGCCGTGCCGAGTACTTCCGCGGCGAGCTGACCGAATTCCTCAAGTTGTCCAAGGAGGAGGGCATAGACCCGCTGTCGCTGAAAGGCTCCTATGCCGGTGCGATGGGTCTGCCGCAATTCATGCCGTCCAGCTTCCGCAAATGGGCGGTGGATTTTGACGGCAGCGGCCACCGCGACATCTGGAATAACGTCGACGATGCCATCGGTAGCGTGGCGCATTACTTCCAGCTGCAAGGCTGGCGTCATGGCGACGACATCATCATCCCGGCTGCGGTGCAGCCGGGCGTGGATATCAGTGCGCTGGTGGCGGACAAGTTCAACCTGCACCTGACGGTGGGCGAACTCAAGGCGCGCGGCATCCTGCCGCAGGCCCAGGTGGCGGACAACGTACAGGCCGTGCTGGTGCCGCTGGAAACTGCGCCGGGGGTGACTGAATACTGGCTGGGGCTGAACAATTTCTACGTGATTACCCGCTACAACAAGAGCACCCTGTATGCCAAGGTGGCGCAGGAGCTGGCTGGCGAGTTGCGCCTGCGTTACCTGAATGCCCAGGCCCTGCAATCCGCCCAGCCTGCCGCCGCCCAGCCCGAAGCGTCGACCCCGGCCCAGTAAGGCCAACCAGGCTGGCGGGTGCTCCTGTCAAAAGGAGTCGCCTTGCTGGCCGATTGCCATTAAAATCCGCCCCCATGAGCTATCAAGTCCTTGCCCGCAAGTGGCGTCCCAAGCGCTTTGCCGACCTCGTCGGTCAGGAGCACGTGGTGCGCGCCCTCTCCAATGCCCTGAAAGAAGAGCGGCTGCATCACGCCTATCTGCTGACCGGCACCCGCGGGGTGGGCAAGACCACCATCGCACGCATTCTGGCCAAGAGCCTGAACTGTGAGACCGGCACCACCGCCGAGCCTTGCGGTGAATGTTCCGCCTGTCGCCAGATCGATGCAGGCCGTTTTGTCGACCTGCTGGAAATCGACGCCGCCTCCAATACCGGCATCGACAATATCCGCGAAGTGCTGGAAAACGCGCAGTACGCGCCCACCTCCGGCCGCTTCAAGGTGTACATCATCGACGAAGTGCACATGCTGTCCAAGAGTGCCTTCAATGCCATGCTCAAGACGCTGGAAGAGCCGCCGGCCCACGTCAAGTTCATCCTGGCCACCACCGATCCGCAAAAAGTGCCGGTGACGGTGCTGTCGCGCTGTCTGCAGTTTTCCCTGCGCAACATGACGCCGCAGCAGGTGGCCGGCCATCTGGCCCATGTGCTGCAAGTGGAAAACGTGCCGCACGAAAGCGCCGCGCTGGCGCTGCTGGGCCGTGCCGCTGCCGGTTCCATGCGCGATGCGCTGTCGCTGCTGGACCAGGCCATTGCCTATGGCATGGGTGACGTTCGGGAAGACGGCGTGCGCGCCATGCTGGGCGCGGTGGACCGCCGCTACCTGTTTGTGTTGCTGGACGCACTGGCATCCGGTGATGGCCCGCGCCTGATGGCCGAGGCCGAACAGCTGGCGCAGCGTGGCATCGGCTTTGACAGTGTGCTGGCCGAAATGGCCGTGCTGTTGCAGCAACTGGCCATGGCGCAAACCGTACCCACGGCGATTGCCGATGACGAACCCGAACGCGAGGCATTGTTTGCGCTGGCCAGCCTGATTGGCCCGCAAGACGTGCAGCTGTACTACCAGATTGCCATTCATGGCCGCAAGGATCTGGCACTGGCCCCGGACGAGCATGCCGGTTTCAGCATGACGCTGTTGCGCATGCTGGCCTTCCATCCGGTCAACGCCCAGCCTGAGAGTGCAGCCGCGCCGCGCAGCAATGCCGCGCCTGCCGCACATCGCCCGGCACAGGCCCCGGCCAGTGCGCCAGCGGCGGTAACTGCGGCCGAGCCGGGCACCGATGGTTCCGCGGCTGCCCGCGCCTTGCTGGCGGGCCTGGCCAATCGCAAACCGGCCAGCCGTCCGGCCGAACAGCAGGCTTCCCCGGCGGCCGACGCCGACCCGGAACCTGCGCCCCGGCCTGAGCCTGTCACACCGCCGCAAGCGTTGGTGGAGGCGGTAGCCAAACCGCAAGTTGCGCCCGCTGTCGTACAGCCGGTTGCTGTATCCGCGCCTGCTGAAGAGGCGCTTGAGGCTGAAGATCAGGCGACCGAGGCGGACAGCGAGCTGGAAACCGCCGCACCATGGGACGAAGGGGACGAAGGGGACGAAGGGGACGAAGGGGACGAAGGGGACGAGGGCGATGCCGACGATGCGCTGCCTGCCTATGCCATGGCCGAAGAAGCCGAGCTGACGGAGACGGTGGCCTATCAGTTTGATGGCGATTGGGGCGCGCTGGTAAGCCTGTTGGGGACCAAGCTGGGCGCAGCCCGCATGCTGGCCCATAATGCAGTGCTGAAAAACTGGAGTCAGTCGCGGCTGGAGCTGGCAGTGCCGGACAGCTTCCGTCACATGGCCACGCGCGACTATCAGGAAAAACTCAAGGCCGCGCTGAGCGAGCAATTTGCTCAGCCGGTCGAACTGGTGGTGACAATCGAGGAACTGGGGCTGGAAACACCGGCCATGCAGGGTGCCCGTCATCGTCAGGAACAACTGGCCCAGGCCCGACAATGCCTGGAAAACGATCCGGTGATCCAGCAACTGGTGCGCGAAATGGGCGCCACGCTGGTGGCGGAAACGATTCAACCTTTGCAGGAGTTGTGACATGTTCGGTAAAAACGGTATCGCTGGTCTGATGAAGCAAGCCCAGCAAATGCAGGAAAACATGAAGAAGGCACAGGAAGAGCTGGCCACGGTGGAAGTGGAAGGCCAGTCCGGTGCCGGCCTGGTGAAAATCGTCATGACCTGCGGCCACGATGTAAAGCGCGTGTCCATCGACGACAGCCTGCTGGACGATGCCAAGGAAGACAAGGAAATGCTGGAAGACCTGATTGCCGCCGCCGTCAACGACGCGGTACGCAAGGTGGAAGCCACTTCCCAGGAAAAAATGTCCGGCTTTACCAACGGCCTGAATCTGCCGGCTGGCATGAAACTGCCGTTCTGAGCCCGTTACCGTCCGGCGGGTGCGGCCATGCGCCGCTGCTTGCCGCTGACGGTTGATGCGTGCTGTCAATCAGACTCCGGGAGTCAGTATGGAGCAGGTATTGCAAGGGCGTTGTCTATGTGGAGCGGTGCGCTATCAATGCCATGGCCGCCCCTTGAGCGTGACGTACTGTTACTGCAAGACCTGCCAGCAGGCCAGCGGCGCACCAGTGTATCTGGGGGCGCTGTACCCTGCCGGTGCCGTGCGCTGGCAAGGCAGAACCACCGCCTACCGCTCCTCGGCGCTGGGTCTGCGTCATTTCTGTGGGCAGTGCGGTTCAACCCTGTTTTATGAATGTACCGATGGCAGTGGGCGGGTGGAAATCACCGTTCCCACGCTGGAAACGCCAGCGGTATTGCGGCCTGACTGCCATGAATGGACGGCCAGTGCCATTCCCTGGTTTCACCTGGACGACGACTTGCCGCGTTACCCGCAGGGCGGGCCGGACTGAAGCCGGCTTACCTTCCCTTATTCTTTCCTGCTTGTTTGCCGATGAAAAACCCACCCGCGCTTGAACAATTGATTGCTGCCTTGAAAGTGCTGCCCGGTGTCGGCCCCAAAACCGCCCAGCGCATGGCTTTCCATTTGCTGCAACGGGACAAGACCGGGGCGGACAAGCTGGCGCGGGCGCTGGATCGGGCGCTGAACCATCTCACCCATTGCGAGCGCTGCAATACCTTCAGCGAAACCCCGCTGTGCAGCATCTGTGCCGACCCGGAGCGCAGGCCGGACCAGCTGTGCGTGGTGGAAATGCCGGCCGACCTGATGACGCTGGAGCAGGCCAAATGCTATCAGGGCCTGTATTTCGTGCTGATGGGGCGTATTTCGCCGCTGGACAATATCGGCCCCAAGGAAGTGAATCTGGACAAGCTGATGGTGCGGGCGCTGGACGAGGTGGTGGAAGAGGTGGTGATTGCCACCAATTTCACTTCCGAGGGCGAAGTCACCGCCCACATGATTGCCGAGCTGCTCAAGGGCCGTGGCCCCAAGGTGTCGCGCATTGCGCGCGGACTGCCGGTGGGCGGAGAGCTGGAATACGTCGACTTGAGCACGCTGGCGCAGGCCGTGTACGAACGCAAATCGCTGACCGCCCAGTCCGACCCGTCCACCCCGCCGGGCTGAGCGTTACGGCAAGCGCTGTCACTCCATGGCTTGCCGCAGCAGTGCGCCTAACAGGGCAACCCCTTCGCGCTGGTGCAGCGGGTCGAAAAAGCTGAAGTTCAGCCGCAAGGCATTGGCCGCGACCGGGTGCGGGTAGAACAGCGTGGCCGGCGCATAATGTATGCCCTGTTCGATGGCCAGCGGCAGCAAGGCCGCACAGTCCAGCCCTTCCGGCAACACCACCCACTGGAAATAGCCGCCTTCGGCGCGCAGCAGACGGCTGCCCACCGGGAAACTCTCCATGATTTGCTGCACCATGGCATCGCGCCGCTGCCGCAGGCTGGCGCGCAGCCGCGTCAGCATGTCGCCGTGCTGGCCGGTGGACAACAGCCGTGCCAGCGCCATCTGGCTGGGCAAGGGCGTGCCCAGCGAGCTGCACAGCTTCAGCCCGCGTACGGTGTCGCTCAAGCGCCCGGCCGCAATCCAGCCTACCCGATAGCCCGGTGCCAGCGATTTGCTGAAGGAAGAACAGTGCAACACCGTACCGCTGCGATCAAAGGCCTTGAGCGGGCTGGCCCCCTGCTTGCCGAAGTACAGTTCGCGGTAGGTGTCGTCCTCGATGATGCACACCCGGTATTGCTCGGCCAGCGCCACCAGTGCGCGCTTTTGCGCTTCCGGCATGATCAGGCCGGTGGGGTGCTGGAAATTGGCCATCAGCACGATGCCGGCCGGGCGCTGCTCACGCAGCATGTCCTCCAGTGCATTCAGGTCCAGGCTGCCTTGCTCGGACAGTGCCGCCGGCAGGATGGCAATGCCCAGATGGCGCAGCTGTTCCAGCGCAGCTGGGAAGGCGGGGGTGACCACTACCATGCTCTGGCTGCCGGAGGCACTGACTGCGGCGCGCATGGCCAGGGTGAGTGCTTCCATGCCACCGCAGGTAATCAGCAGCTCGTCCCCGGCCAGTGCAATGCCCTGACTCAGATAATGCAGCCCCAGCTCGCGGCGCAGGCCGTCAAAGCCCTCCAGCGGTGTGCTGGACAGGGCGTCGCGGTAATCCTGCAAGGCGCGGCCCAGCGCCCGGTTCATCGGCGTGGTGTTGATCAGCGCCGGGTTGATGAAGGGGCAGCCCCAGGGCATGGGCAGGGCGGTGGTCAGGTGTTCCATGCGCAGGGTCTGCGGGGCAGCGGCTTCGGCTGGTGCCGTGCGCGTTGCCGGTGGACACACGCGGAAGCCGGAGCGCGGCAGCGCCTGCAGCAAGCCCTGCCGCTCCAGCTCGGCATAAGCGCGCTGGGCGGTGGTGAGGCTGACGGCATGGTCCTGGCATAGCTGGCGCAAGGAGGGCATGCGGTCACCGGCGCGCAGCTGTCCCTGTTCGATGGCGTGGCGGAACAACTGTGCCAGTTGCTGGGTTTTGCTCATGGATACGGGGCTCGCAAATGAGGGCGTTACTCGCCGATAAAGCTGCTTTTTTCATGTAGCACATGGCCGGGCTGATCCAGCGAGCGGATGATGAAGCGGATATCGTTGGCACCACGGGCAGCATTCTGTGGTTCAACCTGTACCCGCAACCCTATGGTTTCGGTAGCGGTGGCTGCCAGTGCAATCTGTTCGCCGGCATGAGCCAGCCGGATGCCGGGCAGTCCTTCCACGCTGATGGCAAAGCGCTGGGCAGTTTCGCTGCTGTTGATCAGCCGCACACTATAGCTGTTTTCCAGCCAGCCATCGTCGGTTTCCCTGACCAGGCTGGCGCGGTCGCGCAGGATGTCGGCCTTGAACGGCAGCCGCTGGGTAAAGCTGAACACCGACAGGCCGATGATGCCCAGCAGCAGGCTGCTGTAAAACAGCACGCGTGGGCGCTGCCATGCCGGTTTGCCATTGCTCTTGCCTTCCAGTGCGGCCTCGCTGGTGTAGCGGATCAGCCCGCGCGGGGCGTGCAGCTGGTCCATCACCTGATCGCAAGCATCGATGCAGGCTGCGCAGCCTATGCACTCGTATTGCAGGCCGTTGCGGATGTCGATGCCGGTAGGGCAGACCTGCACGCAGATGCCGCAGTCGATGCAGCCGCCGGCGGATTTGTCGGCCTGTTTGCCACGTGGCTCGCCACGGCGGGCATCGTAGGAAATGATCAGCGTGTCGCGGTCGAACATCGCGCCCTGAAAACGGGCATAGGGGCACATATGACTGCACACTTTTTCCCGTAACAGCGCCGCCAGCAAATAGGTGAAGGCCGCGTAGAACAGTATCCAGAAGACTTCCCATGGCCCGGCCTGGCCCTGCCACAGATTGGCGGCCAACTCGCCTGCCGGGGCAAAGTAGGCCACCAGGGAAAAGCCGGTCCACAGCGAAAACAGCAGCATCAGGCCATGGGCAGCGCTCAGACGCAGCAGCTTGGCGGCAGAGGCCGGGGCGGCGTCCAGCTTGCGCCTGGCCCTGTGGTCGCCCAGCACCAGTCGCTCTATCCACAGCATGATCTGGGTATACACCGTTTGCGGACAGGAATAGCCGCACCACAGTCGGCCCGCCAGCGTGGTCCACCAGAACAGGCCAAGCGCGCTCACCACCAGCACGGCAGCCAGATAGACAAAGTCCTCCGGCCAGAAGCTGGCACCAAATACGAAGAACAGATGGCGCTCCAGGTCGAACAGCACGGCCTGGCGCTGATTCCACTGCAGCCAGGGCAGGCCGAGGAAAACCAGCTGGGTGAGGATCACCAGTGCCACGCGGATATTGTTGAAACGGCCGCTGGTCAGGCGCGGGTAAATCTTGATGGGGACGGGCTGGGTCATGGTGCGGAGTCCGGTAAGATAACCCGCCCTTTTTAGGCGCTGTCACCATGACAGACAATGCACAGATCCGGCTGTATTTATCAGTACAGATTGCGAATTGTCTTTTTTATTCAATGACTTAATTTGCTGTGCATTGAGATGGAGCTAAGGCTGATGCATACAGATACGGTACAGATGCTTGCGCCAGATCAAATAGCTGGCCTAGCGCGACAGCTGGGGAAACAGGCGGTACAGGCCATCGACGATGATTTCCACTGACACCGCCGCCAGCAGCATGCCCATCACTCGGTTGACGATATTGATGCCGGTCTGGCCCAGCAGGCGGCTGATGGGCGAGGCCAGCACCAGCGCGCCATAGCAGGTAATGGCTACCAGCAGGCTGCTGATCAGCAGATACACCACCTGCACCCAGGAATGGGCGGTGGAGGCATAAATGATGACGGTGGAAATGGTGCCGGGGCCGGTGAGCAGCGGAATGGCCATCGGCACCACCGCGATATTGGTTTTGGCCTCGGCCTCGGACTGCTCTTCCTTGGTGGTTTTGGTGGGGGCCGGTTTGGCATTCATCAACGCAATGGCAATCAGCATTACCAGCAAGCCACCACCTACCTGGAAAGAGCCGATGCTGATGCCCAGAAAGCGCAGCAGGGTTTCGCCCACCACGGCAAACAGGCATAGCACCACCGCTACCGCCAGCGTGGTGGTCTTGGCGATGCGCTTGCGTTCCAGCTGACTGGAGGTGGGCGTCAGGCTGATGAAGATGGGAATGGCACCCAGCGGATTGACCAGCACCAGCAGGGCGACAAAGATTTTGGCGATTTCGAGTTCCATGGTGGACCCATGCTAGGTGAAAGCTGTTGCGCTGGCATTCAGCGGCGGGACATAAAGCTGCAGGCTTGCGCCAGCGCGTGCCATGGTGCGGCTTGCCGCATGGCTGCAGCCTGGCAGGGTCATGAGCAGGCCCGAAGTGGGCCTGTCGTAAGCGCCTTGCTGCAATACTCAGGACAGCAGCAGTTTTTCCAGCGTGCGCTGGTAAATTTCTGCCAGCGGTTCCAGATGCGCCACTTCCACACATTCGTTCAGCTTGTGAATGGTGGCGTTGACCGGGCCAAACTCCACCAGCTCGCGCGCAATGCGCTTGATGAAGCGGCCATCGGAGGTGCCGCCGGTGGTGGACAGTTCGGCGCTATGGCCGGTGACCTGGTAGATGGCTTCGCCCAGCGCATCGGTGAGTGCGCCCGGCGCGGTGATGAAGGGCATGCCGGACAAGGACCAGTGTAGCTCGTAGCCCAGGCCATGCTTGTCCAGAATGGCATGCACCCGGTCTTTCAGCGACTCCACCGAGCTTTCCGGGCTGAAGCGGAAGTTGAAGCGGATTTCACACAGGCCGGGAATGATGTTGACCGCACCGGTACCGGCGTGGATGTTGGACACCTGCCAGCTGGTGGGCGGGAAGAAGTCATTGCCCTGGTCCCATTCGGCGGCAGCCAGTTCGGCCAGCGCCGGTGCCATCAGGTGGATGGGGTTTTTGGCCAGATGCGGGTAGGCAATATGGCCCTGAATACCGTGAATCACCAGACGTCCGGACAGCGAACCACGGCGGCCATTCTTGATGGTGTCGCCCAGCTTCTGGTCGGAAGTCGGTTCGCCGACAATGCAGTAGTCAATCAGCTCGCCACGCGCTTCCAGCGCATCCACCACCTTGACCGAACCATCCACTGCCACGCCTTCCTCATCAGAGGTCAGTAGCAGGGCAATGCTGCCGGGGTGGTCCGGATGGGCTGTGACAAAGGCTTCAATCGCGGTGATGAAGGCAGCCAGCGAGGCTTTCATGTCGGCGGCACCACGACCATACAGCAGGCCGTTACGCTCACGCGGTTCAAAC
The sequence above is drawn from the Aquitalea denitrificans genome and encodes:
- the ccoG gene encoding cytochrome c oxidase accessory protein CcoG, with the protein product MTQPVPIKIYPRLTSGRFNNIRVALVILTQLVFLGLPWLQWNQRQAVLFDLERHLFFVFGASFWPEDFVYLAAVLVVSALGLFWWTTLAGRLWCGYSCPQTVYTQIMLWIERLVLGDHRARRKLDAAPASAAKLLRLSAAHGLMLLFSLWTGFSLVAYFAPAGELAANLWQGQAGPWEVFWILFYAAFTYLLAALLREKVCSHMCPYARFQGAMFDRDTLIISYDARRGEPRGKQADKSAGGCIDCGICVQVCPTGIDIRNGLQYECIGCAACIDACDQVMDQLHAPRGLIRYTSEAALEGKSNGKPAWQRPRVLFYSSLLLGIIGLSVFSFTQRLPFKADILRDRASLVRETDDGWLENSYSVRLINSSETAQRFAISVEGLPGIRLAHAGEQIALAATATETIGLRVQVEPQNAARGANDIRFIIRSLDQPGHVLHEKSSFIGE
- a CDS encoding MarC family protein, with translation MELEIAKIFVALLVLVNPLGAIPIFISLTPTSSQLERKRIAKTTTLAVAVVLCLFAVVGETLLRFLGISIGSFQVGGGLLVMLIAIALMNAKPAPTKTTKEEQSEAEAKTNIAVVPMAIPLLTGPGTISTVIIYASTAHSWVQVVYLLISSLLVAITCYGALVLASPISRLLGQTGINIVNRVMGMLLAAVSVEIIVDGLYRLFPQLSR
- the dapE gene encoding succinyl-diaminopimelate desuccinylase encodes the protein MSKTLELTCELIRRDSVTPYDAGCQQLLAERLHALGFVIEPMRFGEVDNLWARRGNSGPLLCFAGHTDVVPSGPVEQWDSPPFEPRERNGLLYGRGAADMKASLAAFITAIEAFVTAHPDHPGSIALLLTSDEEGVAVDGSVKVVDALEARGELIDYCIVGEPTSDQKLGDTIKNGRRGSLSGRLVIHGIQGHIAYPHLAKNPIHLMAPALAELAAAEWDQGNDFFPPTSWQVSNIHAGTGAVNIIPGLCEIRFNFRFSPESSVESLKDRVHAILDKHGLGYELHWSLSGMPFITAPGALTDALGEAIYQVTGHSAELSTTGGTSDGRFIKRIARELVEFGPVNATIHKLNECVEVAHLEPLAEIYQRTLEKLLLS